The following coding sequences lie in one Fusarium poae strain DAOMC 252244 chromosome 1, whole genome shotgun sequence genomic window:
- a CDS encoding hypothetical protein (BUSCO:32069at5125) — MGAQEVLSRKSGVIVGDDVLRLFEYAREHKFAIPAINVTSSSTVVAALEAARDAKAPVILQFSQGGAAYFAGKGVSNGDQTASIAGSIAAAHYVRSLAPTYGIPVVLHTDHCAKKLLPWLDGMLDADEAYFKEKGEPLFSSHMIDLSEEPVEWNIETTAKYLKRAAPMKQWLEMEIGITGGEEDGVNNEDVDNNSLYTQPEDILNIYNTLSPISPYFSIAAGFGNVHGVYKPGNVKLHPELLGKHQAHVKEALKSDNDKPVFFVFHGGSGSSKKEYLDAIGYGVVKVNVDTDMQFAYCSGIRDYMVNKREYVNTTVGNPDGEDKPNKKYFDPRVWVREGEKTMSKRVAEALEDFNTANQL; from the exons ATGGGTGCCCAAGAAGTCCTCAGCCGCAAGTCCGGTGTCatcgttggtgatgatgtccTCCGTCTCTTCGAGTACGCTCGCGAGCACAAGTTCGCTATCCCCGCCATT AATGTCACCTCATCTTCCACCGTTGTCGCTGCCCTTGAGGCTGCCCGCGATGCTAAGGCTCCCGTGATCCTTCAGTTCTCTCAGGGTGGTGCCGCCTACTTCGCTGGCAAG GGCGTCAGTAACGGCGACCAGACTGCTTCCATTGCCGGCTCTATCGCCGCTGCCCACTACGTCCGCTCTCTTGCTCCCACATACGGCATCCCCGTTGTCCTTCACACCGACCACTGCGCCAAGAAGCTCCTCCCTTGGCTCGATGGTATGCTCGACGCTGACGAGGCTTACTTCAAGGAGAAGGGTGAGCCGCTCTTCTCCTCTCACATGATTGATCTTTCCGAGGAGCCCGTTGAGTGGAACATTGAGACCACTGCCAAGTACCTCAAGCGCGCTGCCCCCATGAAGCAGTGGCTCGAGATGGAGATTGGTATCACTGGTGGTGAGGAGGACGGTGTCAACAACGAGGATGTTGACAACAACTCTCTCTACACCCAGCCCGAGGACATCCTCAACATCTACAACACCCTCTCTCCCATCTCCCCCTACTTCTCCATTGCCGCTGGCTTCGGAAACGTCCATGGTGTTTACAAGCCTGGCAACGTCAAGCTTCACCCCGAGCTTCTCGGCAAGCATCAGGCCCATGTCAAGGAGGCTCTCAAGTCCGACAACGACAAGCCTGTCTTCTTTGTTTTCCACGGTGGCTCCGGCTCCTCCAAGAAGGAGTACCTTGACGCCATCGGCTACGGTGTTGTCAAGGTTAACGTCGACACTGACATGCAGTTCGCTTACTGTTCTGGTATCCGGGACTACATGGTCAACAAGCGTGAGTACGTTAACACCACCGTCGGTAACCCCGATGGCGAGGACAAGCCTAACAAGAAGTACTTCGAC CCCCGTGTCTGGGTCCGCGAGGGTGAGAAGACCATGTCTAAGCGTGTTGCTGAGGCTCTCGAGGACTTCAACACCGCCAACCAGCTATAA
- a CDS encoding hypothetical protein (BUSCO:28286at5125), giving the protein MSSAANPSAQANSSSWSAFLKSIASFNGDLSSLTAPPFILSSQSLTEFSAYWATHPPILTAPAAESDPAKRAMLVLKWFLSTLKHQYASRSEQFGNEKKPLNPFLGELFLGTWSDEAGETTLVSEQVSHHPPATAYCIRNNKTGVELEGYNAQKATFKSTIIVKQIGHAVLRVPLASGEIESYLITLPGLHIEGLIFGAPFVELDGSSHITSSSGFTCKIDYSGKGWLSGKKNTIVASVYPTGKEKEVLYNVTGQWNKSFEVYSGPAKSNSKSTLVSTYDAVNTSQTELRVAPIDQQHPLESRRAWSRVAEAIQKGDMDTTGAEKGKIEHAQRNMRTKERSECRAWDRQYFTAVEGQDPVLQQLGKVVGVPTDGEADKTGGLWRFDKTKADARAAKQLTQDDIAQMEKELLGW; this is encoded by the exons ATGTCGTCCGCAGCCAACCCTTCCGCCCAGGCGAACAGCAGCAGCTGGTCCGCCTTCCTCAAG TCTATTGCCTCCTTCAATGGCGACCTTTCGTCGCTCACTGCGCCACCCTTTATACTCTCTTCTCAGTCTCTTACCGAGTTCTCTGCCTACTGGGCCACACACCCTCCCATCCTGACCGCCCCTGCTGCCGAGTCTGATCCCGCCAAGCGTGCTATGCTCGTCCTCAAGTGGTTCCTCTCGACCCTCAAACACCAATACGCCAGCCGAAGCGAGCAGTTTGGAAACGAAAAGAAGCCTCTGAACCCTTTTCTGGGCGAGCTTTTCCTCGGCACCTGGTCCGATGAAGCTGGCGAGACTACCCTTGTCTCCGAGCAGGTCAGCCACCATCCTCCTGCCACCGCATACTGCATTCGCAACAACAAAACTGGTGTTGAGCTTGAGGGTTACAACGCCCAGAAAGCAACATTCAAGAgtaccatcatcgtcaagcaAATTGGTCATGCCGTCCTGCGAGTCCCTCTTGCCTCGGGTGAGATCGAATCCTACCTGATCACCCTTCCCGGCCTGCACATCGAAGGTCTGATCTTCGGTGCTCCCTTTGTCGAGCTTGATGGATCAAGTCATATCACTAGCTCCAGTGGCTTCACTTGCAAGATCGACTACAGCGGCAAAGGGTGGCTTtctggcaagaagaacaCCATTGTTGCCAGTGTCTATCCTACAGGCAAGGAAAAGGAAGTTCTCTACAACGTCACCGGCCAATGGAACAAGTCTTTCGAAGTCTACTCGGGCCCCGCCAAATCCAACTCCAAGTCTACACTTGTGAGCACATACGACGCCGTTAACACCTCTCAGACTGAGCTCCGCGTCGCTCCTATCGATCAGCAGCATCCTCTCGAGTCTCGTCGTGCCTGGTCTCGCGTAGCCGAGGCCATCCAAAAGGGTGACATGGACACAACTGGCGCTGAAAAGGGCAAAATTGAGCATGCCCAGCGCAATATGCGCACCAAGGAGCGATCCGAGTGTCGTGCTTGGGATCGACAATACTTCACGGCCGTCGAGGGACAAGATCCCGTCCTTCAGCAACTCGGCAAGGTCGTTGGCGTGCCTACGGATGGTGAGGCTGATAAGACTGGTGGCCTCTGGCGATTCGATAAGACTAAGGCCGATGCCCGTGCCGCTAAACAGCTCACCCAGGACGATATTGCTCAGATGGAGAAGGAGCTTCTTGGGTGGTAG
- a CDS encoding hypothetical protein (BUSCO:9340at5125), protein MPQPLASKEASLFRSVIRYYEDKQYKRGIKSAELILKKHPKHGDTTAMKALILNAQGKTEEAFALGKEALTMDMKSHICWHVYGLLHRANKNFEEAIKAYKFALRLEPDSAQIQRDLAILQIQCRDYQGYIQSRTAMLQARPQARQSWTALAIAHHLSGSPAEAEKVMNTYEETLKTKPSKFDNEHSEAIMYKNSLIAEQGDYERALEHLNTAAKQNLDRLAVMEARAEYLHKLGKKEEAAKGYRALLDRNSEHPIYYEKLLEVLEIPEDDVKARKAIYDEYAKKSPRCDAARRLPLDFLSGDDFKQAAEAYLTLMLNKGVPSTFANLKHLYSDSFKKETLRELAEEYLKSQNADSESKDKGEAAALYYLAQHYNYYLSRDLAKAMEYVDKTIEKDPKSVDYAMTKARIIKHGGDLQEASKAMDRARKLDLKDRYINTKAAKYQLRNDENEKALKTVGLFTRAETVGGPLADLLDMQSIWFLTEDGEAYARQGNIALALKRFKQIFTIFEVWQEDQFDFHSFSLRKGQIRAYIDMMRWEDHIRDHPFFSRAALDAVEIYLKLADKPSANGVNGADGEDGGDSLAKKKAAKKARKEQQRLEKEAAEQQAKQDPNKASKEGEVKKQDDDPFGLKLAETIDPLGDAMKYINPLLQFSPKNINAQFAGFEVYMRRKKYVLALRCLTAASALDPKSPRVHEHTMAFAQLLKTATDIEPKVLEVLKAEFKAVDPSTDLVKFNDEFLTVNKDSPGHFLSAVKVQKLLGQDKTKSEEGVCSILDIPSATYEDAIEGLEVLKSWRSPQEFYKKAAQQKFPNVTRLA, encoded by the exons ATGCCCCAACCTCTTGCCTCCAAGGAGGCTTCGCTTTTTCGTTCTGTCATCCGATACTATGAAGACAAGCAATACAAGCGTGGAATCAAGTCTGCCGAGCTTATTCTCAAGAAGCACCCCAAGCATGGAGACACTACTGCTATGAAGGCTTTGATCTTGAATGCGCAAGGCAAGACAGAAGAGGCTTTTGCTTTGGGGAAAGAAGCTCTGACTATGGATATGAAGTCGCACATCTGCTGGCACGTCTACGGTCTGTTGCACCGGGCAAACAAGAATTTCGAAGAGGCCATCAAGGCATACAAATTTGCTCTCCGTCTGGAACCTGATTCAGCACAGATTCAGCGTGACCTGGCCATCCTACAAATCCAGTGTCGTGATTACCAGGGCTACATCCAGAGTCGAACTGCCATGCTCCAGGCCCGACCCCAAGCGCGCCAAAGCTGGACCGCTCTGGCTATTGCCCACCATCTTTCTGGCAGCCCTGCCGAAGCCGAAAAGGTCATGAACACCTACGAGGAAACACTGAAGACGAAGCCGTCGAAATTCGATAACGAGCATTCGGAAGCAATTATGTACAAAAACTCTTTGATTGCCGAGCAAGGGGATTACGAACGAGCTCTTGAGCATTTGAATACTGCTGCTAAGCAAAACCTCGACCGGTTGGCTGTCATGGAGGCTCGTGCTGAGTATCTTCACAAGCTAggcaagaaggaggaggctgCAAAGGGTTACCGCGCTTTACTCGACCGTAACTCAGAACATCCCATCTACTATGAGAAACTTCTCGAGGTTTTGGAAATTCCAGAGGACGATGTCAAGGCTCGTAAGGCTATTTATGATGAATATGCTAAGAAGTCGCCTCGGTGTGATGCTGCGCGCCGGCTGCCGTTGGATTTTCTTTCTG GCGACGACTTTAAACAAGCTGCCGAGGCCTATCTGACCTTGATGCTTAACAAAGGAGTCCCATCCACTTTCGCCAACCTCAAGCACCTGTATTCCGACTCTTTCAAGAAGGAAACCCTTCGTGAATTGGCTGAAGAGTACCTGAAATCCCAGAACGCGGATTCTGAGAGCAAAGACAAGGGAGAGGCAGCGGCGCTTTACTATCTTGCACAGCACTACAATTACTATCTTAGTCGCGACTTGGCGAAAGCCATGGAGTATGTTGACAAGACAATCGAGAAAGACCCCAAAAGCGTCGATTATGCCATGACCAAAGCCCGAATCATCAAGCATGGCGGTGATCTGCAGGAAGCCTCCAAGGCGATGGACCGAGCCAGGAAGCTCGACCTCAAAGATAGATATATCAACACAAAGGCTGCTAAATACCAACTTCGCAACGACGAGAACGAAAAAGCTCTCAAGACGGTTGGGCTTTTCACTCGCGCAGAGACTGTGGGTGGCCCTCTAGCCGATCTCTTGGATATGCAGAGTATTTGGTTCTTGACAGAAGACGGCGAAGCCTACGCGCGCCAGGGCAACATTGCACTGGCTCTCAAGAGATTCAAGCAAATCTTCACCATCTTTGAGGTGTGGCAAGAGGATCAATTTGACTTCCACAGCTTCTCTTTGCGCAAGGGACAGATTCGCGCCTACATTGATATGATGCGATGGGAAGATCACATTCGCGACCACCCTTTCTTTTCCCGTGCTGCTCTGGATGCGGTTGAGATCTATCTCAAGCTTGCTGACAAGCCTTCAGCAAATGGCGTCAATGGGGCTGATGGTGAAGATGGTGGGGATTCTCTGGCTAAAAAGAAGGCCGCtaaaaaggcaaggaaggagCAGCAGCGTCTTGAGAAGGAGGCGGCCGAGCAACAGGCTAAGCAAGATCCTAACAAGGCCAGCAAGGAGGGCGAGGTGAAGAAACAAGACGATGATCCTTTCGGATTGAAGTTGGCCGAAACTATTGATCCTCTAGGCGATGCCATGAAGTATATCAACCCTCTGCTTCAGTTTAGCCCCAAGAACATCAACGCTCAATTCGCTGGCTTCGAGGTCTACATGCGCCGCA AGAAATACGTTCTTGCCCTCCGTTGCCTCACGGCTGCATCGGCACTTGACCCCAAATCACCCCGAGTGCATGAGCATACCATGGCATTTGCTCAGCTTCTGAAGACAGCAACTGATATCGAACCCAAGGTTCTTGAGGTGTTGAAAGCTGAGTTCAAGGCTGTGGACCCATCTACGGATTTGGTCAAGTTTAACGACGAGTTCTTGACAGTCAACAAGGACAGCCCTGGACACTTTCTCTCTGCTGTCAAGGTGCAGAAGTTATTGGGccaagacaagaccaagagCGAGGAAGGTGTTTGCAGCATCTTGGATATCCCTAGTGCCACTTATGAGGATGCTATCGAGGGCCTTGAGGTGCTTAAGAGCTGGAGGAGCCCCCAGGAGTTCTACAAGAAGGCTGCTCAACAGAAATTCCCCAACGTAACGAGACTAGCATAA